The Pleurodeles waltl isolate 20211129_DDA chromosome 6, aPleWal1.hap1.20221129, whole genome shotgun sequence genome has a segment encoding these proteins:
- the LOC138301835 gene encoding GATA zinc finger domain-containing protein 14-like, whose amino-acid sequence QPQQLQQQQQQQQQLQQPQQQQQQQPQQQLQQQQLQQPQQQPQQLPPQQKQHLQQQQPQLLQQQLPLQQQQQQQQQPQQQKQHLSYNSSNNNSKYSCYNSSHNHRNHSFHNSCNYNSNYSSYNNSNNSSNYSSHNSCHCRSHHSSRNCRNHSYHNSCNYNRSYNSSNNSNYSCYNSSHNHRNHSIHNSCNYNSNYSSYNNSNNSSNYSSHNSCHHNSHNNSHNRRNHSCHNSCNSNNTCNNSCHHSSSNSSNCSYHNNNSSIYSSHNSRNNTCNNSSHNSSHNSCNNSCQYSSNSCNNSSCNSFHHSSNSGNYSSYNCSHHSIHNSCQHSRNNTCNNCTHNSCHYSRNNCCNNSCHYSNNNRCYNSSRNNSSHSSCHHSGNNTCNNSCHYSSSNNCCNNSSHHSSNNSSYNSSHNSCHYNSNNHCHNNSHHSSLNSCNNSCNNNSYNSCQYSSNNGCYNSINHTRTNCNHNSFHRSGNNSSNLSSHNSSNSTNNSNYNSSHHSCHHSRNNTRNHCSHNKCNTSCFHSCHNSSNNSINISHNNCHHSSNNCCSNSSHHSRNNSSYNSSHNSCQYNSNNHCHNNSHYSCNNSSYNSCQYSSNHYCHNNSHNSCNNSSYNSCQYSSNHTRNHRSHNSSHHSGNNSSNLSSHNRRNHSSYNSRKHSSHNSRNHSSHNSSNNSCYNSSNNSRNHISHNNSHHSINNSSNHSRNYNINNNSSYHSSYSSINHSSHNSRFHICHHRSNNRINYSSYNSSHNSYHHSSHNSCHNGRNNSCSSSHYCRNNHCNNNHCNNSNHNSSNNSSHNSCHNSSNTCFNNVSHYSRNNSCNNICYNSCQYSRNNCCYNSSNHSNSNYISNHSCHNSNNFSHHSSHNSSNSSHNSSNHSSHNSSNHSYHNCSNNSSNNSSNNSSHNRNNSSNSGYNSSHNSCQYNSNNHCHNSYNNCNNSSYNICQYSSNNTRNNSSHNSSHHSGNNSSNLSSHTSRNHSSYNSRNHSSHNSRNHSSHNSRNNSKNHISHNNSHHSINNSSNHSRNYNINNNSSYHSSYSSSNHSSHNSLFHSCHHRSNNESNYSSYNRNHNSYHHSSHNICHNSRNNSCNSSHYCRSNHCNNNHCNNSNQNSSNTFCNNSSHYSRNNSCNNICYNSCQYSRNNCCYNSSNHSNSNYISNHGCHNSNNVSHHSSHNSSNSSHNSSNHSSHNSSNHSYHNSSNHSSNNSSHNRNNSIHNSSNTSCHHGCHYCRNNRCHHSNNSCHNSSNHSREHSSNNNSNNSSYHICHHSNNNSSNHTRDNSSHFGSQHSSNNSSNCRCNNRRNSSSHHSRDNQAQRRGLSQC is encoded by the exons cagccacaacagctgcaacaacagcagcaacaacagcagcaactacagcagccgcaacag cagcaacaacagcagccacaacagcagctacaacagcagcaactacagcagccacaacagcagccacaacagctgccaccgcagcagaaacaacacctgcaacaacagcagccacaactgcTACAACAGCAGCTGCctctacagcagcaacagcagcaacaacagcagccacaacagcagaaacaacacct GagctacaacagcagcaacaacaacagcaagtacAGCTgctacaacagcagccacaaccacagaaaccacagcttcCACAACAGCTGTAACTATAacagcaactacagcagctacaacaacagcaacaacagcagcaactacagcagccacaacagctgccactgcAGGAGCCACCACAGCAGCCGcaactgcagaaaccacagctaccacaacagctGCAACTACAACAGGagctacaacagcagcaacaacagcaactacagctgctacaacagcagccacaaccacagaaaccacagcatcCACAACAGCTGTAACTATAacagcaactacagcagctacaacaacagcaacaacagcagcaactacagcagccacaacagctgccaccacaacagccacaacaacagccacaaccgcagaaaccacagctgccacaacagctgtAA cagcaacaacacctgcaacaatagctgtcaccacagcagcagcaacagcagcaactgcagctaccacaacaacaacagcagcatctacagcagccacaacagcagaaacaacacctgcaacaacagcagccacaacagtagccacaacagctgcaacaacagctgccaatacagcagcaacagctgcaacaacagcagctgcAACAGCTtccaccacagcagcaacagcggcaactacagcagctacaactgcagccaccacagcatccacaacaGCTGccaacacagcagaaacaacacctgcaacaactgcacccacaacagctgccactacaGCAGAAACAACTGCTGCAACAACAGCTGCcactacagcaacaacaacaggtgttacaacagcagcagaaacaacagcagccacagcagctgccaccacagcggaaacaacacctgcaacaacagctgtcactacagcagcagcaacaactgctgcaacaacagcagccaccacagcagcaacaacagcagctacaacagtagccacaacagctgccactacaACAGCAACAACCACTGCCACAACAATAGCCACCACAgcagcctcaacagctgcaacaacagctgcaacaacaacagCTACAACAGTTGCCAGTACAGCAGCAACAACGGCTGTTACAACAGCATTAACCACACCAGGACCAACTGCAACCACAACAGCTTCCACCGCagtggcaacaacagcagcaacctcagcagccacaacagcagcaacagcaccaacaacagcaactacaacagcagccaccacagctgccaccacagcagaaacaacacccgtAACCACTGCAGCCACAACAAGTGCAACACCAGCtgcttccacagctgccacaacagcagcaacaacagcatcaacatcagcCACAACAACtgccaccacagcagcaacaactgcTGTAGCAACAgcagccaccacagcagaaacaacagcagctacaacagcagccacaacagctgccagtacaacagcaacaaccactgccacaacaacagccactacagctgcaacaacagcagctacaacagctgcCAGTACAGCAGCAACCATTACTGCCACAACAATAgccacaacagctgcaacaacagcagctacaacagctgcCAGTACAGCAGCAACCACACCAGGAACCACCGAAGCCACAACAGCTCCCACCACAgcggcaacaacagcagcaacctcAGCAGCCACAACAGAAGGAaccacagcagctacaacagcaggaagcacagcagccacaacagcagaaaccacagcagccacaacagcagcaacaacagctgctacaacagcagcaacaacagcaggaaCCACATTAGCCACAACAACTCCCACCacagcatcaacaacagcagcaaccatAGCAGAAACTACAAcatcaacaacaacagcagctaccacagcagcTACAGCAGCAttaaccacagcagccacaacagccgCTTCCACATCTGCCACCACAGAAGCAACAACAGGATCaactacagcagctacaacagcagccacaacagctaccaccacagcagccacaacagctgccacaacgGCAGAAACAACAGCTGCAGCAGCAGCCACTACTGCCGCAACAACCACTGCAACAACAACCACTGCAACAACAGtaaccacaacagcagcaacaacagcagccacaacagctgtcaCAACAGCAGCAACACCTGCTTCAACAATGTTAGCCACTACAGCAGGAACAACAGTTGCAACAACATCTGCTACAACAGCTGCCAGTACAGCAGGAACAACTGCTGCtacaacagcagcaaccacagcaacaGCAACTACATCAGcaaccacagctgccataacagcaACAACTTCagtcaccacagcagccacaacagcagcaacagcagccacaacagcagcaaccacagcagccacaacagcagcaaccacagctaccacaactgcagcaacaacagcagcaacaacagcagcaacaacagcagccataacaggaacaacagcagcaacagtggctacaacagcagccacaacagctgccagtaCAACAGCAACAACCACTGCCACAATAGCTACAACaactgcaacaacagcagctacaacatctGCCagtacagcagcaacaacaccaggaacaacagcagccacaacagctcccaccacagtggcaacaacagcagcaacctcagcagccacaccagcaggaaccacagcagctacaacagcaggaaccacagcagccacaacagcagaaaccacagcagccacaacagcaggaacaacagcaagaaccacatcagccacaacaactcccaccacagcatcaacaacagcagcaaccatAGCAGAAACTACAAcatcaacaacaacagcagctaccacagcagcTACAGCAGCAgtaaccacagcagccacaacagcctcttccacagctgccaccacagaaGCAACAACGAGAGCaactacagcagctacaacaggaaccacaacagctaccaccacaGTAGCCACAACATCtgccacaacagcagaaacaacagctGCAACAGCAGCCACTACTGCCGCAGCAACCACTGCAACAACAACCACTGCAACAACAGCAACCAGAACAGCAGCAACACCTTCTGCAACAACAGTAGCCACTACAGCAggaacaacagctgcaacaacatctgcTACAACAGCTGCCAGTACAGCAGGAACAACTGCTGCtacaacagcagcaaccacagcaacaGCAACTACATCAGCAACCACGGCTGCCACAACAGTAACAACGTCagtcaccacagcagccacaacagcagcaacagcagccacaacagcagcaaccacagcagccacaacagcagcaaccacagctaccacaacagcagcaaccacagcagcaacaacagcagccataacaggaacaacagcatccacaacagcagcaacaccaGCTGTCACCACGGCTGCCACTACTGCAGAAACAATCGCTGCCACCACAgcaacaacagctgccacaacagcagcaaccacagcagggagcacagcagcaacaacaacagcaacaacagctcCTACCACATCTGCcaccacagcaacaacaacagcagcaaccacaCCAGGGACAACAGCAGTCACTTCGGCtcccagcacagcagcaacaacagcagcaactgtcgctgcaacaacaggagaaacagcagcagccaccacagcag